One window of the Archangium lipolyticum genome contains the following:
- a CDS encoding DUF4291 domain-containing protein has product MTRRREIRADHDRTSIVVYQAYPDAIADVALERQRFGPPFSLNRMTWIKPSFLWLMERSNWGLKSGQERILAVRIRREGWEAALELGVLTAFEPDAHGTPQKWEQDFASAPVHIQWDPERSLRGQSLLHDSIQVGLGRTVIGRYVEEWILSIEDLTERVRKIRKLLDAGRAEQATRLLPRESIYPVPARLMRQLGM; this is encoded by the coding sequence ATGACCCGCCGCCGAGAGATCCGTGCCGACCATGATCGGACGTCCATCGTCGTGTACCAGGCCTATCCGGACGCCATCGCCGATGTGGCGCTCGAGCGGCAGCGGTTCGGCCCCCCGTTCTCGCTGAACCGGATGACGTGGATCAAACCCAGCTTCTTGTGGCTGATGGAGCGCAGCAACTGGGGGCTCAAGTCCGGACAGGAGCGGATCCTCGCCGTGCGCATCCGGCGGGAGGGGTGGGAGGCCGCGCTGGAGCTCGGGGTGTTGACGGCCTTCGAGCCAGACGCCCACGGTACCCCCCAGAAGTGGGAGCAGGACTTCGCGAGCGCTCCGGTCCACATCCAGTGGGATCCCGAGCGCTCGCTGCGAGGACAGTCGCTCCTCCATGACAGCATCCAGGTGGGGCTGGGGCGGACGGTCATCGGCCGCTACGTCGAGGAATGGATCCTGTCCATCGAGGATCTCACGGAGCGGGTGAGGAAGATTCGCAAGCTCCTCGATGCCGGGCGGGCCGAACAGGCCACGCGGCTCCTCCCGCGAGAGTCCATCTACCCGGTCCCCGCGCGACTGATGCGCCAGCTCGGGATGTAA
- a CDS encoding transposase, which produces MENIGIDVHKRDSQVCILGEGGEVVLEQRVRTQRERLGELLSKRPKARVLLEASTESEWVARCLEGWGHEVVVADPNFAPMYATRSRRVKTDKRDARTFRLKAEVAPLLSLLLHLNEQIAFLDGMLERVARRDEQLARLCTVPHVGPVTACAFASVVDDPKRFSGPHQLEAYLGLVPSERSSGEKQHRGPITKTGNSRVRCLLIQAALSLPRVGKPLRPGPGGPLRGSSRSATSRSPSPVRKSPDVPARRPIGEPWWAANLSG; this is translated from the coding sequence ATGGAGAACATCGGCATCGACGTACACAAGCGGGACAGCCAGGTGTGCATCCTGGGCGAGGGTGGCGAGGTGGTGCTGGAGCAGCGGGTGCGCACGCAACGGGAGCGGTTGGGGGAGCTACTGAGCAAGCGCCCGAAGGCTCGGGTACTGCTGGAGGCCTCCACCGAGAGCGAGTGGGTGGCACGGTGCCTGGAGGGCTGGGGGCACGAGGTGGTGGTAGCTGACCCCAACTTCGCGCCTATGTACGCCACGCGCAGCCGCCGGGTGAAGACGGACAAGCGGGACGCGCGCACCTTCAGGCTGAAGGCGGAGGTGGCCCCGCTGTTGAGCCTCCTGCTGCACCTCAACGAGCAGATTGCCTTCCTGGACGGGATGCTCGAGCGAGTGGCCCGCCGGGACGAGCAGCTCGCGCGGTTGTGCACGGTGCCGCATGTGGGCCCGGTGACGGCGTGCGCCTTCGCCTCCGTGGTGGATGACCCCAAGCGTTTCAGCGGGCCGCACCAGTTGGAGGCGTACCTGGGGCTGGTGCCGAGTGAGAGAAGCTCGGGGGAGAAACAACACAGAGGCCCCATTACCAAGACGGGAAACAGCCGGGTGCGCTGCTTGCTGATTCAGGCGGCCCTCTCGCTGCCGCGGGTGGGGAAACCGCTCAGGCCTGGACCTGGAGGGCCGCTCCGTGGCTCGTCCCGCTCAGCGACGAGCCGCTCGCCTTCTCCCGTGCGCAAGAGCCCTGACGTCCCGGCCCGCCGTCCTATCGGGGAGCCATGGTGGGCGGCTAACCTGTCCGGATGA